The genomic region ACCCCCCCACAATCCATACTCTGCAATCAATTTCATTCATGAAAAATTAGAAAAGCTATCAAaaggaaatgataatgacaatatAGAAGAACTCAAATAAATTACCTGGAGCAATATAGCCAATAGATCCTTTGAGTGCAAATGTTGCAGCACTAAATGAATCTATGGAATTTGGAGTAATACAACGGCATATACCAAAATCAGTCACAAGGGCCGTCATGTTGGCGTCCAGGAGCACATTGCTAGGTTTTAAATCACAGTGCACCATTTGCAAAGGACAATCATGATGTAAATACTCCATGCCATGGGCAACATCCACAGCAATGCTCAAACAGTCCTCCAATCCCAATTTACAAAATTCCTGATCATCTCTGTCAGGGTGCAAATGTTTCTCCAAGCTCCCATTAGATGCAAATTGAAGAACCAGACCTTTGAAGCCAGGGTAGGAAAATGCACTTATGATTTTGATCAGGTTACGGTGCCGAATCCTCCCTAATACTTTGCATTCTGTTTCGAAGCTCTTATGAGCTTCTTCATTCTGCAAATTAAGAGCCTTGATTGCAACTATCTTACCATCCCTCAAAATTCCTTTGTAGACTGATCCGAAGTTACCCACTACAAGCAAGTTTGACTCATCAAATTCGGCTGTTGCTGTGACAAGATCTTGATAAGAAAATTTTGGATAGCTATGCCTTTGAAAAATAAAGTTTGAGGGATGGAATAGTTGGCTTGAAAGTTTATATCTCCATAAAATTAGTAAGATGAAGGAGCACAATATAAACGCAATAGTTCCAACAACTGATAAGACTATTTTTTTAAGCAGTGAATGCTTTTCTTGACTCTTCTTTGTGCATGGAGGCAATGAATAATTCATTGGTCCACAGAGGCCAGGGTTTCCCATAAACAATTCTATAACAGTTTTATTTGGAAACAACCCTCCTTTTGGAATCTGCCCTGACAAATTATTGAATGAAACATTCATGTATTGAAGTACTTTTAGTCTTTGAAGGGACATTGGTATTGAACCTGATAAAGAATTGTTAGAAAGATCCATTTCTAGGAGATTTTGTAATTTGGAGAGGGAATCTGGAATTGGACCTTCAAAGGCATTGTGGGAAAGATTTAGATGCTCTAATGCTGTGCAGTCTCCAAGAGAAATCGGAATCAGCCCAGTAAGCAGATTTCCAGAGATGTCTATGGCTTGAGCCATTGcaatttttctcatctctactggcAAAGACCCTTCCAGAGAATTCCACGAAAGGTTGAGGTAGAAAACCAGATTTTTAAGGCTGGCAATGAAATCAGGAGGTATCCTTCCACCTAATTTATTGTAAGATAAGTCAATGAGCTCTAAATTTTGACATCCTGCTAAAACAACAGGGATCTCCCCTGACAAGTTGTTGTGCTGAAGTAAAAGACGTCTTAGCTGTTGGGGGTTACAAAGAGAATCAGACATTTTTCCAGATAGCCCGTTGTGACTAAGATTTAGGAGTCCGAGATGTTGCATTTGACCTATCTCACTTGGAATGCTTCCTTCTAATTTGTTCCCACCCAAATACAATCTTTCCAACTTCTGGAATCTTTAATTCCAGATGGAATATTGCCACTCAAAAGATTATCGCTTAAGCTCAAGTATGTTAAGTTTGTTAGATTGGCAATCTGTTGTGGTATGCTTCCGCTTATCATGTTGTTTGATAATTTCAAGAATTGGATATTGGAAGACAGTTGGCCTATGGATGGGGGCAATATACCAGTGAGATGATTATCCGACACTTTTATTTCTTGCAATTGGGAGCAATTTGTGAGAGAAGTTAGAAAAGACAATGTGTTGCTGCTATCACTAACAAGTTGATTGACATGTAACTTAAGCCGGGTAAGAAGGTTCAACTTACCCAGCTCCATTGGCACCATTCCACTGAGCTGGTTGTCGCTTAAATACAGTATTGTGAGGTTGGAACAATTTCCAAGAGAGTTTATTTACCTAAGAAAAATCCATAGACCAATCATGAATTTATTTacctaaatattttttatttgttatataactatttaagaattattttagatttttacattgttcatattatttttatttgaaaaaccatttaaatttacttaaaaattattttatttattgaaaaacCACTTTTTCCTTAAGAAGATAAACTACATATATCTAATTCTAAGCTAAAAGAGCTTGCTTTCTTTGTTAAGTAGGCATTGCCATGCAAAAACCAAATTGAGGAATCAATGAGATTCATATTGAGAAAAGATGTCAAAATTAGAACCCTACCGAATGGTTTCTTTCTATTGGTATGTCCTTTTCAGAGCATCAAGTGGGAAATTTTAAATCAGGTATCATATGTGATGGGAGGCATAGGTTTCTTTATCAAGGATTAGGAAGAAAGTTTTCACTCTCTAAAATAGGAAATCTATTTATGTCACTATCTGAATCTGATTATACAATATTCCTTTAAATATTTGGGATTGGGAACCATAGAATTCATAGAGAACCAATTAGGATCATTGGGAACTATAGAATTCATAGATAACCAACTAGGCTAATTTATAATGATAGATGCAAATTTGGAAGACAAGGATTACGAGATGTATTATTGAATCTTTTTAAACATGAAACCTCTATGGCCTTtaccaaaataaattaaaattagatTTGAGGAAAGTATatggagacaaaatttgaaattagaaaaacTAAATGTGTGTAAAGTATGCTCTATGAAAGGTCATATAACAAAAGAATCTCAAAAGAATAAGATGGATATACAAATGtagtaagtgtagacacctaaaattgtcatgtctaattaaataaatattttatttatttaattatctaagcttaattcttctattaattaagtaaatatttatttatttaattaattcatttatcctcttctagtcttatttctcatttaaataaatacatttatttatttaaattccccttttcctaaattaaataaatattttatttatttaattgatcccacttcctctattaattaaataaatctttatttatttaattaattcattaaccttttctacccatgacacatgtcattcatctcttaattcatatactacctaccctctcattattttattatttcctctaccta from Cryptomeria japonica chromosome 3, Sugi_1.0, whole genome shotgun sequence harbors:
- the LOC131037017 gene encoding putative leucine-rich repeat receptor-like serine/threonine-protein kinase At2g24130, which codes for MQHLGLLNLSHNGLSGKMSDSLCNPQQLRRLLLQHNNLSGEIPVVLAGCQNLELIDLSYNKLGGRIPPDFIASLKNLVFYLNLSWNSLEGSLPVEMRKIAMAQAIDISGNLLTGLIPISLGDCTALEHLNLSHNAFEGPIPDSLSKLQNLLEMDLSNNSLSGSIPMSLQRLKVLQYMNVSFNNLSGQIPKGGLFPNKTVIELFMGNPGLCGPMNYSLPPCTKKSQEKHSLLKKIVLSVVGTIAFILCSFILLILWRYKLSSQLFHPSNFIFQRHSYPKFSYQDLVTATAEFDESNLLVVGNFGSVYKGILRDGKIVAIKALNLQNEEAHKSFETECKVLGRIRHRNLIKIISAFSYPGFKGLVLQFASNGSLEKHLHPDRDDQEFCKLGLEDCLSIAVDVAHGMEYLHHDCPLQMVHCDLKPSNVLLDANMTALVTDFGICRCITPNSIDSFSAATFALKGSIGYIAPEYGLWGGVSTKGDVYSYGILILEMVTRKRPSDDMFVGDLNLQNWMRSAFPDRLADIVDGGLLRDMNENMEDNRCLLSFIHVGLLCSSESPRERPSMRDVARFLENLKTSFMGGAVASNLTATISDLLRHTNRAETSVSDSQSSTF